One genomic region from Paramicrobacterium agarici encodes:
- a CDS encoding ATP-dependent helicase, with amino-acid sequence MSGVLDKFSPATRDWFAGAFTAPTRAQEGAWNSISHGKHTLVVAPTGSGKTLSAFLWSIDRLMDAAAHSPEPASKLRRGTRVLYISPLKALGVDVERNLRAPLVGITQTAKRLGVEPPEVTVGVRSGDTPAKDRRTLISKPPDILITTPESLFLMLTSQARETLRTVDTVIIDEVHAVAATKRGAHLAVSLERLDALLENPAQRIGLSATVRPREEIARFLGGTSPVEIVAPPAEKTFELDVVVPVDDMTDLTVGQPPRAEPTEGGSAAGPVRDDGERAGSIWPHVEEAIVDRILAHKSTIVFANSRRLAERLTARLNEIHEARLDADVLVNDPLPDNWPGQPGREPASTSEPAHIASQSTTPTRAPAALMGGSGQTHGLNDESAILARAHHGSVSKEQRAQVEDDLKSGRLRCVVATSSLELGIDMGEVDLVIQVEAPPSVASALQRVGRAGHQVGEISHGVLFPKHRADLVNTAVTSERMLQGAIESMQVPANPLDILAQQTVAATALDVIDVEQWFEQLRRTAPFSSLPRSAYEATLDLLAGRYPSDEFAELRPRIVWDRDAGTIEGRPGAQRLAVTSGGTIPDRGMFAVYMVGGEEGKPGARVGELDEEMVYESRVGDVFALGTTSWRIQEITFDRVLVTPEFGMPGRLPFWSGDALGRPFELGEALGRFTRTIDKASETDAATRLSAAGLDERSIRNLRAYLTEQRQATGHLPTDRTLVVERSRDELGDWRVILHSPFGMQVHAPWALAVNARVQERLGIDGASIASDDGIIVRIPDTTDDPPGAELFVFDADELEVIVTNEVGGSALFASRFRECAARALLLPNYKPGRRSPLWQQRQRSAQLLEVASKFPQFPILLETVRECLQDVYDVPALLDLARRIESRKIRLVDTTTDEPSPYAKSLLFGYVGAFMYEGDSPLAERKAAALALDSSMLSELLGQVELRELLDPGIIEDTERELQRLTESRRMRGLEGVADLLRMLGPLDADEVAARLQPLEDTEPRDSTGEVENAEHQSERHATPGEAAALLDELVTAKRALRVPVAGVERVIAIEDAPRVRDALGVPLPIGVPSAFIEPVPDPLGDLVARYARTHGPIRTGDVAARLGLGTAIVTQVLGRLADEGRVVRGEFLPEGEGAGSPIDSAEWCDKEVLRRLRLRSLAALRHEVEPVDTATFARFLPAWQNVGGSLRGVDGVAAVIEQLEGCHLPASAWETLILPQRVRDYSPAMLDELTALGEVIWSGRGSLPGRDGWVGLHLAESAPLTLAPADDLPMGQLEDDILVALSSGGAYFSAQVAQATGSADDESLQQALWNLVWAGLITNDTFTPLRMLVSGTGAHKTRRATPRSRLYGRRGYARPSGASGPRLGGRWSLLPLAEQDATVRAAATVETLLDRYGVVTRGSVMAEDYPGGFALAYRVLSSFEEKGRARRGYVIDGLGASQFSTSATIDRLRGHVFTDDQRPLRAIALAATDPANPYGAALPWPPAELTGTRHRPGRKAGGIVVLVDGELTCYLERGGKTWLAFSGDESTLDAAAASVGDLVRAGRIDKVAVEKVNGEFVYGSALEHPLRRAGFTETPRGLRIRTSHA; translated from the coding sequence ATGAGCGGCGTGCTCGACAAATTCTCTCCCGCGACCCGCGACTGGTTCGCCGGCGCATTCACCGCGCCCACACGCGCTCAAGAGGGCGCCTGGAACTCGATCTCCCACGGCAAACACACGCTCGTCGTCGCTCCGACCGGCTCCGGAAAGACCCTGTCGGCGTTCCTCTGGTCAATTGACAGACTCATGGATGCTGCCGCGCACTCGCCCGAGCCCGCCAGCAAGCTTCGCCGCGGCACCCGGGTGCTGTACATCTCGCCCCTCAAGGCCCTCGGCGTCGATGTTGAACGCAACCTGCGCGCTCCCCTTGTCGGCATTACGCAGACGGCGAAGCGTCTCGGCGTCGAACCGCCGGAAGTGACCGTCGGAGTTCGTTCAGGCGATACACCGGCCAAAGACCGGCGGACATTGATCTCAAAGCCGCCCGACATCTTGATCACGACGCCCGAATCACTTTTTCTCATGCTCACATCTCAAGCGCGAGAGACCCTTCGCACCGTCGACACCGTGATCATCGATGAAGTCCACGCTGTAGCCGCCACCAAACGCGGGGCCCACCTAGCCGTTTCACTTGAACGCCTCGACGCTCTGCTCGAGAATCCGGCTCAGCGGATCGGGCTCTCGGCAACGGTTCGACCCCGCGAAGAGATCGCCCGCTTCCTCGGCGGCACCTCACCCGTCGAGATCGTCGCTCCACCGGCAGAGAAGACGTTCGAGCTCGACGTTGTTGTTCCCGTCGACGATATGACCGATCTCACGGTCGGGCAGCCACCGCGGGCGGAGCCGACTGAGGGCGGTTCCGCCGCCGGCCCCGTGCGTGACGACGGCGAACGGGCGGGTTCCATCTGGCCGCACGTCGAAGAAGCCATCGTCGACCGCATCCTCGCCCACAAATCAACGATCGTCTTTGCCAACTCGCGCCGCTTGGCCGAAAGGCTCACCGCGAGACTGAACGAGATTCATGAAGCACGCCTCGACGCAGATGTTCTGGTCAACGATCCTCTGCCCGACAACTGGCCCGGTCAACCCGGCCGAGAGCCCGCAAGCACGAGTGAGCCCGCTCACATCGCGTCGCAATCGACGACGCCCACGCGCGCACCAGCGGCCCTAATGGGCGGCAGCGGTCAGACGCACGGCCTGAACGACGAATCGGCCATCCTCGCCCGCGCCCACCACGGATCCGTCTCGAAAGAGCAGCGTGCCCAGGTCGAAGACGACCTCAAGTCCGGGCGGTTGCGATGCGTCGTCGCGACCTCGAGCCTCGAGCTTGGCATCGACATGGGCGAAGTCGATCTCGTGATCCAGGTCGAAGCACCGCCCTCCGTCGCCAGCGCCTTGCAGCGCGTCGGCCGCGCCGGCCACCAGGTGGGCGAGATCTCGCACGGCGTACTCTTTCCCAAGCACCGCGCAGATCTCGTCAATACGGCCGTCACGAGCGAGAGGATGCTGCAGGGCGCGATCGAATCGATGCAGGTTCCCGCCAACCCGCTCGACATTCTCGCCCAGCAGACGGTTGCGGCCACGGCACTCGACGTCATCGACGTCGAGCAGTGGTTCGAACAGCTCCGTCGGACCGCCCCGTTCTCATCGCTTCCTCGATCGGCATACGAAGCGACACTTGACCTGCTGGCAGGGCGCTACCCGTCAGACGAGTTCGCGGAGCTGCGGCCGCGCATCGTCTGGGATCGTGACGCGGGCACGATCGAAGGCCGCCCGGGGGCTCAGCGCCTCGCGGTCACGAGCGGAGGCACGATCCCCGACCGCGGCATGTTCGCGGTGTACATGGTGGGCGGCGAAGAAGGAAAGCCGGGAGCACGCGTCGGTGAACTCGACGAAGAGATGGTGTACGAGTCGCGCGTCGGCGACGTCTTCGCCCTCGGCACAACGAGCTGGCGCATTCAAGAGATCACGTTCGACCGAGTGCTCGTCACCCCCGAGTTCGGCATGCCCGGCCGGCTGCCGTTCTGGTCAGGTGACGCTCTCGGTCGCCCATTCGAGCTGGGCGAGGCGCTCGGCCGATTCACGCGCACGATCGACAAGGCAAGCGAGACGGATGCCGCCACGAGGCTGTCTGCTGCGGGACTCGATGAGCGCAGCATCCGGAATCTTCGCGCGTACCTGACCGAGCAGCGCCAGGCCACCGGGCACCTGCCAACCGACAGAACGCTCGTCGTCGAACGCTCCCGCGACGAGCTCGGCGATTGGCGTGTCATCCTTCATTCCCCGTTCGGCATGCAAGTGCACGCCCCGTGGGCCCTCGCCGTGAACGCGCGGGTGCAGGAGCGCCTCGGCATCGATGGCGCCAGCATCGCGAGCGATGACGGCATCATCGTGCGCATTCCCGACACCACCGACGATCCGCCTGGCGCAGAGCTGTTCGTCTTCGACGCTGATGAGCTCGAGGTCATCGTCACAAACGAAGTCGGCGGCTCCGCGCTCTTTGCCTCGCGCTTTCGCGAGTGCGCCGCGCGCGCCCTTCTGCTGCCCAACTACAAGCCGGGCAGACGATCACCGCTGTGGCAGCAGAGACAGCGCTCGGCGCAGCTGCTCGAAGTGGCGAGCAAGTTTCCGCAGTTTCCGATCTTGCTCGAGACCGTGCGCGAGTGCCTGCAAGATGTCTATGACGTTCCCGCGCTGCTTGATCTCGCCCGCCGCATTGAGAGTCGCAAGATCCGCCTCGTCGACACTACGACGGACGAGCCCTCCCCTTACGCGAAGTCGCTTCTGTTCGGATATGTCGGCGCGTTCATGTACGAGGGTGATTCGCCCCTCGCCGAGCGCAAGGCGGCGGCCTTGGCGCTGGACTCCAGCATGCTCTCAGAGCTGCTCGGGCAGGTGGAGCTGCGCGAGCTGCTCGATCCGGGCATTATCGAGGACACCGAGCGCGAGCTCCAGCGGCTCACGGAGAGCAGACGCATGCGCGGGCTCGAGGGCGTCGCCGATCTGCTGCGCATGCTCGGACCCTTGGATGCCGATGAGGTCGCGGCGCGCTTGCAGCCTCTCGAAGACACGGAGCCGCGAGACAGCACGGGGGAGGTCGAAAATGCCGAGCATCAATCTGAGCGGCATGCGACTCCCGGCGAGGCCGCCGCGCTGCTCGACGAACTCGTGACGGCAAAGCGTGCGCTTCGGGTGCCGGTCGCGGGGGTCGAACGAGTCATCGCCATTGAAGATGCTCCGCGGGTGCGCGATGCACTCGGCGTTCCGCTGCCGATCGGCGTGCCATCGGCCTTCATCGAGCCCGTTCCCGATCCCCTCGGCGATCTCGTCGCCCGATACGCTCGCACGCACGGCCCGATCCGAACGGGGGACGTTGCGGCACGCCTCGGACTCGGAACCGCGATCGTCACGCAGGTGCTGGGCAGACTCGCCGACGAGGGGCGCGTGGTGCGCGGTGAGTTCCTCCCCGAAGGCGAGGGCGCCGGATCACCCATCGACTCGGCCGAATGGTGCGACAAAGAAGTGCTGCGCCGACTGCGGCTGCGCTCTCTCGCCGCGCTACGCCACGAGGTGGAACCGGTCGACACCGCCACGTTCGCCCGGTTCTTACCCGCGTGGCAGAACGTGGGCGGTTCGCTGCGGGGCGTCGACGGTGTGGCAGCGGTCATCGAGCAGCTTGAGGGATGCCACCTCCCCGCCTCGGCCTGGGAGACGCTGATTCTTCCGCAGCGCGTGCGCGATTACTCCCCCGCCATGCTCGACGAACTCACGGCGCTCGGTGAAGTGATCTGGTCGGGACGCGGCTCTCTGCCCGGTCGAGACGGGTGGGTCGGACTGCACCTCGCCGAATCGGCGCCGCTCACACTCGCACCCGCCGACGACCTCCCCATGGGTCAGCTTGAAGACGATATTCTCGTCGCCCTATCGAGTGGCGGAGCATACTTCTCCGCACAGGTCGCGCAGGCCACAGGGTCAGCCGACGATGAGAGCCTCCAGCAGGCACTGTGGAACCTCGTGTGGGCCGGACTCATCACCAACGACACATTCACGCCACTGCGGATGCTGGTGAGCGGAACGGGCGCACACAAGACACGTCGAGCAACACCTCGTTCTCGTCTTTACGGGCGGCGCGGTTACGCTCGCCCCAGCGGCGCATCGGGTCCTCGCCTCGGCGGACGTTGGTCGCTGCTGCCTCTGGCCGAGCAAGACGCGACAGTGCGCGCGGCAGCCACCGTCGAAACGCTGCTCGATCGCTACGGGGTCGTGACGCGCGGATCCGTCATGGCCGAGGACTATCCGGGCGGATTCGCCCTCGCGTATCGCGTACTCTCGAGCTTCGAAGAGAAGGGGCGCGCCCGGCGCGGCTACGTCATCGATGGCCTTGGTGCGTCGCAGTTCTCCACGTCGGCGACGATCGATCGTCTGCGCGGCCATGTCTTCACCGATGATCAGCGCCCGCTGCGCGCCATCGCTCTCGCCGCCACCGACCCGGCGAACCCCTACGGCGCAGCGCTGCCATGGCCCCCTGCAGAGCTCACGGGAACACGCCACCGACCAGGGCGGAAGGCGGGCGGAATCGTCGTGCTCGTTGACGGTGAGCTCACCTGCTACCTCGAACGTGGCGGCAAGACGTGGCTCGCATTTTCGGGCGACGAGTCGACGCTCGACGCGGCAGCAGCATCCGTTGGCGATCTGGTGCGAGCGGGGCGCATCGACAAGGTCGCCGTCGAAAAGGTGAATGGCGAGTTCGTGTACGGCAGCGCCCTCGAGCACCCGCTTCGCCGAGCGGGCTTTACCGAAACCCCTCGCGGACTGCGGATCCGGACGAGCCATGCCTGA
- a CDS encoding arsenate reductase ArsC: MTDSAPTVLFVCVHNAGRSQMAAGFLSALGSEAVDVRSAGSMPAEQINPVAVQAMAEVGIDISSQVPKILTVDAVKQADAVITMGCGDACPIFPGKRYEDWQLDDPAGQDIDAVRPIRDEIRNRVLSLMTEIGIP, translated from the coding sequence GTGACTGATTCAGCGCCAACCGTCCTCTTCGTCTGTGTGCACAATGCCGGACGCTCCCAGATGGCCGCGGGCTTCCTCTCCGCGCTGGGCAGCGAAGCCGTTGATGTTCGTTCTGCCGGCTCGATGCCGGCGGAACAGATCAACCCGGTAGCAGTGCAGGCGATGGCGGAAGTCGGAATCGACATATCGTCCCAGGTACCGAAGATTCTGACAGTGGATGCTGTCAAGCAAGCGGATGCTGTCATCACGATGGGTTGCGGCGATGCCTGTCCCATCTTCCCCGGCAAGCGTTATGAAGATTGGCAGCTCGACGACCCGGCGGGTCAGGATATTGACGCGGTGCGACCGATACGCGATGAGATCCGCAACCGCGTCCTCTCGCTCATGACCGAAATCGGGATCCCCTGA
- a CDS encoding alpha/beta hydrolase, protein MSTESTSPQIDPDAVIWSASESDREGRPLLVLMHGHGSHEGDLFGLAPSLPLEPVIASLRAPHAAPWPLDGWSWFTAGTDAGPDRDEVNESADAVIAWLDSLTVAPTSVGLLGFSQGGAMVLQLMRRAPSRFAYGIVLAGFVTPGEEPGDTELAESRPPVFWGRGTADDVIHDSAILRTTDWLPEHSTLSGRIYEGLGHGINQQGVADIRGFIERQL, encoded by the coding sequence ATGAGCACCGAGTCGACGAGCCCGCAGATCGACCCTGACGCCGTCATCTGGTCTGCATCAGAATCCGATCGCGAGGGACGACCGCTGCTCGTCCTCATGCACGGGCACGGTTCGCACGAGGGTGACCTGTTCGGCCTCGCGCCATCGCTTCCGCTGGAGCCCGTGATCGCATCGCTGCGCGCGCCGCATGCCGCGCCGTGGCCACTTGACGGATGGTCGTGGTTCACCGCGGGCACCGACGCGGGGCCCGACCGCGATGAGGTGAACGAATCAGCGGATGCTGTCATCGCATGGCTTGACAGCCTCACCGTCGCCCCCACATCCGTTGGGCTCCTCGGCTTCTCGCAGGGCGGTGCCATGGTCTTGCAGCTCATGCGCCGCGCGCCTTCGCGCTTCGCGTACGGAATCGTGCTCGCCGGTTTCGTCACTCCCGGCGAGGAGCCCGGCGACACCGAATTGGCCGAGAGCAGGCCTCCCGTGTTCTGGGGACGCGGCACGGCCGATGATGTGATTCACGACTCGGCCATTCTGCGCACGACGGACTGGCTCCCCGAGCACTCGACCCTGTCCGGGCGTATCTACGAGGGCCTTGGGCACGGCATCAATCAACAGGGGGTTGCCGACATTCGGGGTTTCATCGAACGTCAGCTCTGA
- a CDS encoding NUDIX hydrolase family protein, with protein sequence MDVRTPDPDQPDDPEEPQGVSAPGWLTDIELEQIRHRLPLLYVEAVPVRVDGMGVVTEVGVLLRATATGQMTRTLVSGRVMYGETLRDALFRHLEKDLGPMAFPLLPASPAPFTVAEYFPMPGLTPFSDERQHAVSLVYVVPVTGTCDPRQDALELTWMPPEEAQSDAVAAEMEGGRGTLLRMALASVGRIV encoded by the coding sequence ATGGACGTTCGCACACCAGATCCCGACCAGCCAGACGACCCAGAGGAACCACAGGGCGTTTCGGCTCCGGGGTGGCTGACTGACATCGAGCTCGAACAGATTCGCCATCGACTGCCGCTTCTCTACGTCGAAGCGGTGCCGGTGCGCGTCGACGGCATGGGCGTCGTCACCGAGGTTGGCGTGCTGCTGCGAGCCACTGCGACCGGTCAGATGACGAGAACGCTCGTCTCAGGGCGCGTGATGTACGGCGAGACCCTGCGCGACGCACTGTTCCGCCACCTTGAGAAGGACCTCGGTCCCATGGCATTTCCGCTGCTGCCGGCGTCTCCCGCACCATTCACGGTCGCCGAGTACTTTCCGATGCCCGGGCTCACCCCGTTCAGCGACGAACGCCAGCACGCCGTCTCACTCGTCTACGTCGTACCGGTCACCGGAACATGCGATCCGAGACAGGATGCTCTCGAGCTCACGTGGATGCCACCGGAAGAAGCTCAGTCAGACGCCGTCGCCGCCGAGATGGAGGGCGGTCGCGGCACTCTTCTGCGAATGGCGCTCGCGAGCGTCGGACGCATCGTCTGA
- a CDS encoding alpha-mannosidase has translation MHDDTNLTVGRATRVLNERVSAAIYSSAVPLSVSAHALAGKPITPEVGLALEFTPFEVDSAWGPAWGTTWFKLTGSVPAEWAGRRVEARVDLGFDTNMTGFQCEALAYRADGTPVKSINPRNQWIPIADAAEGGEPIELYLEAASNPVLLDYHPFLPTQEGDIETSSPKPLYRARRMELAVFEPEVFELSLDLEVLLGLQAELPASEPRRMRILQALDNALDSLDLQRIVETASEARAQLRDVLDSPAEASSHRIAAIGHAHIDSAWLWPLRETIRKVARTASSMTELIDRDPDFLYGMSSAQQYEWIKQHRPEVYARVKDAVEHGRFLPLGGMWVESDTVMPTGESLARQFAYGQRFFEREFGVRSKGVWLPDSFGYSPALPQLMRRAGFEWFFTQKISWNQRNVFPHHSFLWEGIDGSRVFTHFPPMDTYSSELSGAEVAKSSRQFRENRVASRSIAPVGWGDGGGGTTREMTGKARRLANLEGSARVAWQHPDDFFDEARAELTDPAVWVGELYLELHRGTLTSQHATKAGNRRAEQALIEAELWAATAAVREGFAYPYDEIDRLWKLLLLHQFHDILPGTSIAWVHREAAAALAGVVSDAQAIAADARRTLVGEGNRELVFSPSSVAGPVPLGAAPAAASAPAVSLTERDGGFVLANEQVSIVVSREGLITSAIDAATGRDAIPQGMAANLLQLHQDFPNMWDAWDIDRFYRNRVDDLRGVESLSATVTDGVAHVTVERTFSQSSVRQTISLAPGAKTVVLRSEIDWHETEKLLKLAFPLHVHAAHTEAETQFGFHARPTHVNTSWEAAKFETSMHRFVLVREPDFGVALVNDSVYGYDTARDSTDAGVTTTVRLSLLRAPRFPDPETDHGTHVITTGLVIGADPQSATAAGIEMNAPATAVTGAHEVQPVVSVTGDGIVISSVKLADDRSGDVIVRVYESLGRRVSGRLDVGFENGGIREVSLIEDDVDDARTGEDLSLTPFEVRTLRITR, from the coding sequence ATGCACGACGACACGAATCTCACCGTCGGTCGCGCGACGCGCGTTCTGAACGAGCGCGTCTCGGCCGCGATCTATTCGAGCGCCGTTCCGCTCTCGGTGAGCGCGCACGCCCTCGCGGGCAAACCGATCACCCCAGAAGTGGGGCTCGCGCTGGAGTTCACGCCGTTCGAGGTGGACAGCGCGTGGGGGCCGGCATGGGGAACGACGTGGTTCAAGCTCACTGGCTCGGTGCCGGCCGAGTGGGCGGGGCGTCGCGTCGAGGCACGCGTCGACCTCGGCTTCGACACGAACATGACCGGGTTTCAGTGCGAAGCACTCGCCTACCGCGCCGATGGAACACCCGTGAAGAGCATCAACCCGCGCAATCAGTGGATTCCGATCGCGGATGCTGCCGAAGGCGGCGAGCCGATCGAGCTGTACCTCGAAGCAGCATCCAACCCGGTTCTTCTCGACTACCACCCCTTCTTGCCCACGCAAGAGGGCGACATCGAAACCTCGTCACCCAAGCCGCTGTACCGCGCGCGTCGCATGGAGCTTGCCGTCTTCGAACCCGAGGTCTTCGAGCTCTCACTCGACCTCGAGGTGCTTCTCGGGCTTCAGGCAGAGCTTCCGGCCTCCGAGCCACGCCGCATGCGCATTCTGCAGGCCCTCGACAATGCGCTCGACAGCCTCGATCTGCAGCGCATCGTCGAGACAGCATCCGAGGCCCGCGCTCAGCTTCGCGACGTGCTCGACTCCCCTGCCGAAGCCAGCAGCCATCGCATCGCCGCGATCGGCCACGCGCACATTGACTCGGCATGGCTGTGGCCTCTGCGCGAGACGATCCGCAAGGTCGCCCGCACCGCGTCGTCGATGACCGAGCTCATCGACCGAGACCCCGACTTTCTGTACGGCATGTCGAGCGCGCAGCAGTACGAGTGGATCAAACAGCACCGCCCCGAGGTCTACGCGAGGGTGAAGGATGCTGTCGAGCACGGCCGTTTTCTGCCACTCGGCGGCATGTGGGTCGAATCCGACACGGTCATGCCGACCGGCGAGTCGCTCGCACGTCAGTTCGCCTATGGGCAGCGCTTCTTCGAGCGGGAGTTCGGCGTGCGCTCCAAGGGCGTGTGGCTGCCCGACAGCTTCGGCTACTCCCCCGCACTGCCGCAGCTGATGCGCCGCGCGGGATTCGAGTGGTTCTTCACGCAGAAGATCTCGTGGAACCAGCGCAACGTCTTTCCGCACCACTCGTTTCTCTGGGAGGGCATCGACGGTTCGCGCGTATTCACGCATTTTCCTCCGATGGACACGTACAGCTCGGAGCTGTCGGGCGCAGAGGTCGCGAAGTCGAGCCGGCAGTTTCGGGAGAACCGCGTCGCCTCGCGGTCGATCGCGCCTGTGGGCTGGGGCGACGGTGGCGGCGGAACAACGCGCGAGATGACCGGCAAGGCGCGCCGGCTGGCGAACCTTGAAGGCAGCGCGCGCGTTGCTTGGCAGCATCCGGATGACTTCTTCGACGAAGCGCGAGCCGAGCTCACAGACCCGGCCGTGTGGGTGGGCGAACTGTACCTCGAGCTGCACCGCGGAACCCTCACGAGCCAGCACGCGACGAAGGCCGGCAACCGCCGTGCGGAGCAGGCGCTCATCGAGGCCGAACTGTGGGCCGCCACGGCGGCGGTGCGCGAGGGCTTTGCGTACCCGTATGACGAGATCGATCGGTTGTGGAAGCTGCTTCTGCTGCACCAGTTTCACGACATTCTGCCCGGAACATCTATCGCCTGGGTGCACCGCGAGGCCGCGGCGGCACTTGCAGGCGTGGTCTCCGACGCGCAAGCGATCGCGGCCGATGCTCGTCGCACGCTTGTCGGCGAGGGCAACCGCGAGCTCGTGTTCAGCCCGAGTTCGGTCGCCGGACCTGTGCCGCTCGGCGCGGCGCCTGCCGCAGCATCCGCCCCCGCTGTCTCTCTGACAGAACGCGACGGAGGTTTCGTGCTCGCCAATGAGCAGGTCAGTATCGTGGTGTCGCGGGAGGGCCTCATCACCTCGGCGATCGACGCCGCCACGGGACGCGACGCGATCCCGCAGGGCATGGCCGCGAATCTGCTCCAGCTGCACCAGGACTTTCCCAACATGTGGGACGCGTGGGACATCGACCGCTTCTACCGCAATCGCGTTGACGACTTGCGCGGCGTGGAATCTCTCAGCGCGACGGTCACCGACGGCGTCGCTCACGTCACGGTCGAGCGCACATTCTCGCAGTCATCGGTGCGGCAGACGATCTCGCTGGCGCCGGGAGCGAAGACCGTCGTGCTGCGTTCAGAAATCGACTGGCACGAGACCGAGAAGCTGCTCAAACTCGCGTTTCCGCTCCACGTGCACGCGGCGCACACCGAGGCGGAGACGCAATTCGGTTTCCACGCGCGGCCCACGCACGTCAACACGAGCTGGGAGGCGGCGAAGTTCGAAACGTCGATGCACCGGTTCGTCCTGGTGCGCGAGCCCGATTTCGGCGTCGCCCTCGTGAATGACTCGGTGTATGGCTACGACACAGCGAGAGATTCGACGGATGCCGGTGTGACCACGACCGTGCGACTGTCGCTGCTGCGCGCGCCGCGGTTCCCCGATCCCGAGACCGACCATGGAACGCACGTGATCACGACGGGGCTCGTGATCGGCGCGGACCCGCAGAGCGCGACGGCGGCGGGCATCGAGATGAACGCCCCGGCAACGGCGGTGACGGGCGCGCACGAGGTGCAACCGGTTGTTTCGGTGACGGGCGATGGCATCGTCATCTCGAGCGTGAAGCTCGCAGACGACCGCTCGGGCGACGTTATCGTGAGGGTCTACGAATCGCTCGGACGTCGCGTCTCGGGCAGACTCGACGTGGGCTTCGAGAACGGCGGAATTCGCGAGGTTTCGCTCATCGAAGACGACGTCGACGATGCACGCACCGGCGAGGATCTCTCGCTCACGCCGTTTGAGGTGCGCACGCTGCGAATCACGCGCTGA
- a CDS encoding GNAT family N-acetyltransferase, with the protein MDTTDAVTPTLDVVIRPVRDVDAESLGRVHAKCWHETYDHLISTAALERVSPLRLAELWTHWTQQGDEYHQHVALVDGEIVGFVGSGPARDEDAPRDRELYYLYLLAAFHGTGIGQKLFDAACGDRPGYLWVADDNPRAHGFYKRNGLKRDGAQQVQPFLGEEILEVRLVR; encoded by the coding sequence ATGGACACCACGGATGCTGTCACTCCCACACTCGATGTGGTCATTCGCCCGGTGCGCGATGTTGACGCCGAGTCACTCGGTCGCGTGCATGCGAAGTGCTGGCACGAGACCTACGATCACCTGATCAGCACGGCCGCGCTCGAGCGCGTATCGCCGCTGCGCCTCGCCGAGCTCTGGACGCACTGGACGCAGCAGGGCGACGAGTACCACCAGCACGTCGCGCTCGTCGACGGCGAGATCGTGGGCTTCGTCGGTTCTGGCCCGGCTCGCGATGAAGACGCGCCGCGCGACCGCGAGCTGTACTACCTCTACCTGCTTGCCGCGTTCCACGGCACCGGCATTGGGCAGAAGCTGTTCGACGCCGCGTGCGGCGACCGCCCCGGCTACCTGTGGGTCGCGGATGACAACCCGCGAGCGCACGGCTTCTACAAGCGCAACGGTCTTAAGCGCGATGGCGCGCAGCAGGTGCAGCCGTTCCTCGGTGAAGAGATTCTCGAGGTGAGGCTCGTTCGGTAG